CAAATTCCGGCCACTTTCAATGGTGCCAACCGGTGCAAgaatactattttattttttaccaCATCTGATTGACACATCCGATAAACTTATCTAATAGTATCATTAATAATTAAACTTATCTAATGTGTCATTTAACGCGCGCGGAAAAATCCGATTACCACGTCATTAAAAGTGGCCGGAATTTGTAAAAAAGAATAACgaaaaacaaataatagaaATTATAGTACTAAAAAGATACAAACTAAAGAACAAATGCCATTTTGAGATAAGGTACAAAGTTTTGTACCATTTTGGCTAATACCCGTTTCTTTTTTAGTCATAATCCGGCAAGAATTTCACTTGCTAATCCTTTTTATTCAAGCTCATCCACTTTATATTGCTGGACCAATAGTCAATGATTTATATATACCTTATTTAATGAAGATCTTATATCAGAAAAAAAATCAGGGTCTATAGAGCTCATGAAATTAAGGCTCCTATAAAGAAGCACTAATAtttctatgtatattatatataaaaaacacgtgtgaaacacgtaaaacgATACAAGTGTTGTAAATAAGAAGAAACATCCGTTTCTCTCTTTATTCAAATTACGCATCACTTAGAAGATAACTTCAGAAGACATAACTATATATGAATTAAGGAGATCCAGAGATGCAGAGCCATTGACCTACGAAAATATCATCGCAGTTGATGTTCGGATTGATGGAAATAAAGAACTTGAGAGTCATACCGAACAGCTGAGCAACGCTAGTACAAGTATCGCCATCTTCTGCACCCGTTACTGCAACACATTGTGCTGTAGGTTTTGCACCTCCAAATCCAgctaaattgcaatttcaattgtaaaattaaaagagGATATTAATTGttggcctaatggtaaaaaaaccaaacctttacgacttgttgcaattatatcaaaaccttttaatttttacaataatatccaaattgcatttttttgttgcaataatatccaaattgcattttttgtagcaataatagtcaaattgatggctaaacttgttgttttcaattaagatattaggctattattatgttttgatgtataataatatagtaaaagtcccaaaaatggcaaaaaaactcaaaaaaattcacataaaaagtgcaatttggatattattacaacaaaataatgtaattgggatattattgcaaaaattaaaaggattggatataattgcaacaagtcgtaaaggtttggattttttttgccattaagccttaattgttttatatcacttaaaataataataagtttTACGATAAATCATGTCTcacttaaatatcaatttgcTTCATGAATTTACATGTAATGATTAGAATGAAAACATTGTTTATTTGCTCTCTCTAAAATTAAAGTATCGAAACCCGTTAAATGGATAGGTCTGAGCGGATATTTGATTCATTAAGTTATATAGATGTATAAACTATACTTTTCTAATCAAACTTACaataaatgataatttttttatgaaactaataataaaattattttttatgcgAATTGAGGACGCGGATACAAATTTAgagtaaataatattaaaatcataaacacTTACTTGAAACCTTTCTAGCCTGAGCAGTGGAGATCATGAGAAGCAGAGAGAGCACAATGGCCAAAAACATGGATGCTTTGTTAAACTTGGCCATTGCTAAGATCAGTTTGTTAACTGCAATTCTGAGATTATTTTGTGCATTTAGATTGGGAGTTAGGTTCTATTTATATAGAAGAATAAGCATTGGATTTTTACAGAAGCCGgcaatttcatttatttttttacagaaGCCGGCTTCTCTATACATTTATATTGCTACCTCACTCCATTATGAGGATTATCTTATATATCAAAGTGAtaccataattttaatttgtaaacatttgataacttaaattttgaatttgaatttatttgttttgaacTATGTAGACATATTAGCTTAGAATGCAGGCCATTGTTAGCATGGATTGGATTTTTGCCTTTGTTTTGTTCTTTTCTCAATAAAGAAGCAttgtcttttaattattactctatctttttaaataaattgtataTGGCATTAGGTAaaaattaatgactataaaagtaatttatttttagttattggGAGAATGTTATAAAAGTTCATATActatacatgttttttcattttaattatttacacactttaaaacgtctcaattgtatgtatgaatttttatttttttctcaattcgataCATTAGTTATAATATGATGATGTGGCTGCCAATAATGATGTCCACCTCAACAATATTACACCAATGAATAAGTGACACGTCATCATATGCATCGACatcgaattaagaaaaaaataaaattaaagtaataatctctattaaattaatttagtaatttatttttcattatctAATATTAAGATTAGCATTGTAATTATTCTTAATGTTGATTATTAATGAAATTCATGAtattattaaaactaaaactaaCAGAGATTTTATACTCAATATTTTAAGtaacaaaaattgaaacaatGATCCAAAACTTAAATAGTTAGGTGATAAATCACTGGAAATAGGGGATTCTGCTAGAACTCCATGATGTGAGAACAGAAAACACGGTAATGGATTTTTTGGACGCTCACTCCGATCCtcaaataaatattaagtgaagaagaaaagtgaaaatagagataaaaaCAAATATCTTAAAATTTTAGGATAAAGTGGTTTGTACAGTGTAGTTTTTCTTTTGCATTCGTACATCCAGTTGTGAGGTGTCCTCTATATTATAGACTAAGTTGTCCTTTTTCAGTTATTTTAGTGTTTGAAGTGTGGACGTATATGTTctcttttcaaataattttcagTGGTCCCTTGGGCTAACGTGGACTTCCTTTCTTTCTATACAAGTAATGTCCTTTGTGCCTCAAGCCCGGCTGCTTCCTTAGTGATACTGGTCTGAGATGATATACAAGGTAATCCCAAACAAGTACTTCTGCAGTTCGGGATTGTGATTCTCGTGGGCTTGTGAACCTGCTCCATTCGTTTTTGCTATAGTTGGTGATATATGTATTTTTGGAGGTTCCTCCGCCTCTATCGGattatcactagtcccccctTCCAAGTCATTCAGATATTCATGTCCAGAGTAGAGGCTATGCTTCAATTCGCCTTCCATTCATTATGGCCGGGATCCAATGTAGAGTGTATGTCCTCGTAACCAGGGGTGGGTGTTATGTTGTATCTTACATAAACTATGTGAGGAGGTGCctgtattttgaatttttaggcGCCTCTAATCCTCATTTGGCAGTTATCATTTCGTGTCAGATGGCACTTTATGATTGTTCCTTCCAATATAGGCCCTTTGTGTTCCGTCGTGACTTTTGATTATCCTTAAATTTCCTTTATTTCTCatgttttctttctttgttatTTTTGTTGTCTTGCGATCTcttcttcaaatttttaaaagattatttCGTCAATCTCTTGAATTTCCTTTTCTATTTGCTTCAATAAGCTCATTCCTCCAGTTTCAACTAGTAATTGCTATGATTTCTTCTTTTCTGATCTTTAGGTTTTCTATTCATCATATGTAATCTTCTTTACAACTGCTATTaagtataaaaagaaaaacttttCATGTTTATACATTCTGTGGTCAATAGATTTTACTACGTCTATTAGTGTTCCCCTTGATTACTCTGTGTTTATTGCCTTTCCATTCCTTGTGCCTACAGAATTATGGCTTCCAAAACTAAATCTGTTGGGAAAGATGGTAATAATAGTGGTGGTGACAAGTGTCGTCTAGATGTTATCACTTCTTAGAAAGAGAGGGCAAATTCCTCTGCCCATTCATCCTCTTCTTCTTAAATTCTTTGATTAGAAGTCCATGCATTACTAGTTAGACTCACTCTTTGAGTATTTGTTTTCATAAACTATTTCAGTTTTATCTTCTCTTCCACAAACTTGGCATAACAATCTCTATTTACAGTTCATCTGgatgacattttaaacgtaaGACATGCAATACTCATCATTCTCTTAAAGCCTTGTTTTTCAACAAATTTCAGAGGTAATTCATCAAAACAATCATATAAGACACAACTTTCCTAATAGCTTCCTGATCAAAGTTCCAATTAGCAACATTACAAATAGCAAGACGACTGTTTGGGACTAGCCTCAGATTCACAACAGGCTGAAAGGATAACAATGCTTGGCTAGTTGCTAAAGTCTGTGGGTGTTTAGTGCATCTAAACAAGTGACCTCTTAAAGTGGAATGTGCCATTTTTGATAGCATGACAGTTATAAATACGAGCACAGTAGGAACACTCAGCTTGTATGATTACCCCATCAGCATCTTTAATAGCATTGAAATGGTCCCATACCACTAACCTTTGGTGGATTTCCTTACCATTTTTTGGTATTTGCTTCCACTAGATTATTTTGTCCTCCAATGTTGCTAGCAGGATTAGGGTCTGTGTTAGTATTTGCTTCCACATGAAGTTGGTCAGGTGGGGCAATTCCTTGGACAACAGGATGTTGGCCACCAATGGATCCTTGTCCTTTTACAGGGTCAGGGTCCAATACATCAACATACAGAcagaaaaaaagaataaattagcTCACGTAtgacataacaaaacaaaatcaactaaatagaataaaatttcaaatgtaAAACAAACATTACCTTTCCATCAAAGTTTCAGAGCTTCCACCAAAGCTTTTAGCCCAATATATTTCATCAAAACACATGAAATGAAACAAACAGAAAGCCAGAGGACACAAATTAGGGTTTGAAACCACCaatcattttaaaatcaaatagaaaAGTCAGATAACAGAGATGGATTTTACCTATGACATAATTAAAGCTTCCACCAAAGCCTTTAGCCTATGAAAATTtcatgaaacaaaaaaaaatagaaaaccaaAGGACACATATTAGGGTTTGAAACCACTACACATTTTAATATCAAAGAGAAAAAGTTAGATAATAGAGAGATGGATTTTACCTATCACAAAAATAATCGCAGTCACAGAGCTTCCACCAAATCATTTAGGctataaatatttcataaaacaaacaaacagaAAGGAAGAGGATACAAATTAGGGTTTGAAACAccattgtttttaaaattgaagagCTAACAGTAGCAGGGATGGTTTTAAGTAGATATGCAAGAATACTCACAAATCAAAAGAGaatagttaaatttttaaaaaaataaacaatcgatcaaaagaaaaacaaattagcGATTCCTATTACCTTAAGATTCATGTAAATCTTCACGAAAGACCATGACCTATCATCAATTCGTGCTTTGCGTTCCAAAAACGTAGCGTGCAAAGAAGAAATATGGATTTACTTCACTGGAAAAGAGTAACAGGGGACCTTAATTAAAGAATTGATGACAAATAATCATGGGGGAGATTTTGAATTTCAGAAAAAACGAGTGGAAAAGCATAAGAAGTGACTGGAATTTAAAAGTTTGTAGAGAGAGGATGTAGCGTTTTAGTTAGGGTCTGTAGAGAGGGGGAGGAGGCGCTGAAAAATGAAGTGGAGTAGAAATGAAATTAGGGTTAAGGGTAATAAAATTGTTTATATAGTATAGGTTTAAAATAAGTAAAACATCATCGTTTAAAAGTTCACTAACAACAGAATCAATAGAAGGCAGCAGATGACGATGCAAAATGGACCCTCGAAGTCCTTCAAACTCATCATGAAGAGCCATTAAAACTGTACTAATCTCTGCTCCTCTCTTCGTGCAATATAAGCCTGAAAGGCGCAGCAGATTCTGTGAGAGCCAGTTGATCCCACAAATCCAAAAGACGACTAGAGAAATCGCCAACCAGAGAGATAAATCAATGACAAGAGCGATACCATAATAAGAATAATGAGAGAAATAGCAAATATCATTGATAAGAGAAAAGAGAAGATGGAGTCTAATATTAGAAGGGAAAGCCTTAATCCCTAAAACaaatgtacatatatatatatataggctaACTAACTTAATGAGAAAAGTATACTTGACCACTACTCCAAATTTTATACTTGACCACTACTCCAAATCTTATACTTAAATAAAAAGCTTTTATATAGGCTACCCTAAATAATAACAGAAAAggactatattttttttgataaaaatgatCGATATATTAGCTCACCACAAGGAGTGGATGCAAAAGAATCAAGAGTCAATACAAATCAAGTCTAAATTACGAATAACAACTCCGCATGAATAAGAAAATCCAGGATGCCAAGATTTATAGAAGGCCACTGCCTTGCTAATAATAACGAAATAAAGTTTCTCCGGAGAAATGCCAACATTGGTGAATTGCCTATGATTTCTAGCCTTCCAAATCTCCCAAATAGcgaaaaaccaaatcaaaatccaTAGCTCCCTGTATTTCTTCTTAGCAATATACAGCCATTGCCaataaaaagaatcaatagAGTTCGGCATAACCCAAGAGACATTAACATTTGACAGAAAGAGAGACCAAGTTGTCCAAGCAAACCTACAGTGCCCAATAATATGCATCGACGATTCCACTTCCCTGCAAAAGGAACAAGACCCGTCTTCATGCTGCAAAATACCTCTCCTAATCAAGGATAACTTCGAAGAAATCCGATCTCTTGCCAAGAGCCAGCTGAAGAATTGGATACGAGGAGGAAGTTTCGTTTTCCATATAATACGGAAGAAACTTAAATCTGAAATTCCTAACTGCCCCACTCGACGATTCTTCCAAGACATAGCAGCCATTGAAGCTGAAGAAAaagcatccttcttcatccaAATAAACCGATCCTGATGCAAAAAATTCAGAACAACAGATTCCACTAGCAGTTGAAGACGCTGCAAATTTTGAAGCTCACCAATACGCAGAGAACGAGACCAGCGAAGAACATCCTGAGATATCCGACCCCTTTCCATAACTTGCTGGACAGTGACATCTTTGGCTTTGGACAAATTGAACAAACTGGAGAAGGAGGCAGAAAATATCACATCCCCAATCCATTTATCCTTCCAAAACCGAACACAAGAACCATTTCCCAAAGAAACTGATGCATTAAGATTGAAAAGCTCCCAAGAATCCGTATGAGAGTTGCAGCAGGTAGTAATCCCTTTCCATAAAGGAGAAAGATTCAAAGAAGCGAATGATTCCATCTGAAACCAATGAGAGATACCACAACTTACAGAAACAACTGAATACCAAAGCGAATCATGAGAAGCATTCATCAATTTCCAGAACCATTTAAATAACAAACACCTATTCTTTAAGCAAAGAGGAAGAATAT
This window of the Mercurialis annua linkage group LG5, ddMerAnnu1.2, whole genome shotgun sequence genome carries:
- the LOC126681516 gene encoding lysM domain-containing protein ARB_03438-like is translated as MAKFNKASMFLAIVLSLLLMISTAQARKVSTGFGGAKPTAQCVAVTGAEDGDTCTSVAQLFGMTLKFFISINPNINCDDIFVGQWLCISGSP